In Sphingobium sp. B2D3C, a genomic segment contains:
- a CDS encoding nitroreductase produces the protein MFNDRSSLPAYLASRRSGKPRDLAAPGPSLDEQREMVRIATRTPDHGKLAPWRFVIVADDQRAALAALLERAYLAEKPDAGRLEIEAMHQFAHQAPALIVVLSSPKPSKIPVWEQELSVGAATMNLLHAAHAMGFAGGWLTGWPSYNEAVRDAFATSEERIAGFVFIGTPSRDLDERPRPELDDVLSIWSGG, from the coding sequence ATGTTCAACGACCGCTCTTCCCTCCCCGCCTATCTCGCATCCCGCCGGTCCGGCAAACCGCGCGACCTCGCGGCGCCTGGCCCCTCGCTCGATGAGCAACGCGAGATGGTGCGGATCGCGACGCGGACCCCCGATCATGGCAAGCTCGCCCCCTGGCGGTTCGTGATCGTGGCCGACGACCAGCGCGCGGCGCTGGCGGCCCTGCTCGAGCGCGCCTATTTGGCCGAAAAGCCCGACGCCGGTCGGCTGGAAATCGAGGCGATGCATCAGTTCGCGCATCAGGCGCCGGCGCTGATCGTCGTGCTGTCCTCGCCCAAGCCTTCCAAGATTCCGGTGTGGGAGCAGGAGCTCTCCGTCGGTGCGGCAACCATGAACCTGCTGCACGCCGCCCATGCGATGGGTTTTGCGGGAGGATGGCTGACCGGCTGGCCGTCCTACAACGAGGCCGTGCGCGATGCGTTTGCCACGAGCGAGGAGCGGATCGCTGGCTTCGTGTTCATCGGCACGCCCTCGCGGGATCTGGACGAGCGCCCCCGGCCGGAGCTGGACGACGTGTTGTCGATCTGGTCGGGCGGCTGA
- a CDS encoding HAD family hydrolase: protein MKLDRPPKAVVFDMDGVLFDTETLYRAAMFSAGDEGGHAITEALFNATLGCPWPTARQHLLDHFGGDFPADDFRNRVRAHFDQFVTRDLPLKPGVEALLDVLDAAGLPRAIATSSGHEQVRHHLAHHGLADRFMHVVAFGDYQAGKPAPDPYLLAAERLRVSPADCLALEDSHNGVRSAAAAGMMTVMVPDLMAPTSEMQGLCAHIVEDLHAVRDIVLASLSEGHLVERR, encoded by the coding sequence ATGAAGCTGGACCGCCCCCCAAAAGCCGTGGTGTTCGATATGGACGGCGTGCTGTTCGACACCGAGACGCTCTATCGCGCGGCGATGTTTTCCGCCGGCGATGAGGGCGGTCACGCGATCACAGAGGCGCTGTTCAATGCCACATTGGGGTGCCCATGGCCGACGGCGCGCCAGCACTTGCTCGACCATTTCGGCGGCGATTTCCCGGCGGATGATTTTAGGAATCGCGTGCGAGCGCACTTTGACCAGTTCGTGACGCGAGACTTGCCGCTCAAGCCCGGCGTGGAAGCGCTGCTCGATGTGCTCGATGCGGCGGGGTTGCCCCGCGCGATCGCGACATCCTCCGGCCATGAGCAGGTCCGGCATCATCTGGCGCATCATGGTTTGGCGGATCGGTTCATGCATGTCGTGGCGTTTGGCGATTATCAGGCGGGAAAACCGGCGCCCGATCCCTATCTCCTCGCCGCAGAGCGGCTGCGCGTCTCGCCGGCCGATTGCCTTGCCCTTGAGGATTCACACAATGGCGTGCGCTCGGCAGCCGCGGCAGGCATGATGACGGTGATGGTGCCGGATCTGATGGCGCCCACATCAGAAATGCAGGGCCTATGCGCCCACATCGTCGAGGATCTGCATGCCGTGCGCGACATCGTGCTGGCGTCGCTTTCGGAGGGCCACCTGGTCGAACGACGCTAG
- a CDS encoding PEPxxWA-CTERM sorting domain-containing protein → MKTMYKLPLVTAALMAGAALAAPSQAAIISFDGLSGSGDPFTSYTQDGFTFANVLGSSVVDTGLGNSAPSVGFGGGTALSLFDLTAGGASFTLDSFDLATVDSNLLYSVTGFAGQVPVFSLLSTFSGDFSTIAGASNLVDRVVFGFVVGGASANIDNIAVNGTNAPPVPEPAVWAMLVIGFGAVGYTLRGRKATMRVSFN, encoded by the coding sequence ATGAAAACTATGTACAAACTGCCACTTGTCACAGCGGCGCTCATGGCCGGAGCCGCCTTGGCGGCACCATCACAGGCCGCAATCATCAGCTTCGATGGTCTCTCCGGATCGGGTGATCCGTTCACCAGCTACACGCAGGATGGGTTTACCTTCGCCAATGTGCTGGGGTCTTCCGTGGTCGATACCGGCTTGGGCAATAGCGCGCCCAGCGTCGGCTTTGGCGGCGGGACGGCGCTCAGCCTGTTCGATCTGACGGCGGGCGGCGCGAGCTTCACGCTGGACAGCTTCGATCTGGCGACCGTGGACAGCAACCTGCTCTACAGCGTGACCGGCTTTGCGGGTCAGGTGCCGGTGTTCAGCCTGCTCTCGACCTTCTCCGGGGATTTCTCCACCATCGCCGGCGCCAGTAATCTGGTTGACCGGGTCGTCTTCGGCTTCGTCGTCGGTGGCGCTTCGGCGAACATCGACAATATTGCCGTAAACGGAACCAACGCTCCGCCGGTGCCCGAGCCGGCTGTCTGGGCCATGCTGGTCATCGGCTTCGGCGCGGTTGGCTACACGTTGAGGGGGCGCAAGGCGACGATGCGCGTGTCCTTCAACTGA
- a CDS encoding PA0069 family radical SAM protein gives MTAIKGRGAPANEVSSRFHLPAREVDGDWLDARLADEEDQPPPLRTTVTLEQARTIITRNNSPDIGFEQSVNAYRGCEHGCIYCFARPSHARFDLSPGLDFESRLFAKPDAARLLRQELAKRAYLVKTIAMGTNTDPYQPIEARYCITRACIEVLADCRHPLMITTKSNRVLRDLDLLAPMAAQGLVAVAISLTTLDAGLHRKLEPRAPSPASRLAAIRGLSQAGVPAHASLSPMIPAINDHEIEALVAAAAEAGAQSVSFIPVRLPFEVAPLFRDWLDAHYPDRAAKVMSLIQSMRGGRDNDPNFGTRMRGSGAYAELIGTRFRVAQARHGLGKGRLALRHDLFVPPSDQGDLFSMLR, from the coding sequence ATGACTGCGATCAAGGGGCGCGGCGCCCCGGCCAACGAGGTATCGAGCCGCTTCCACCTGCCCGCGCGCGAGGTGGATGGCGACTGGCTGGATGCGCGACTGGCGGACGAGGAGGATCAGCCGCCCCCCCTGCGCACCACCGTGACGCTGGAGCAGGCGCGCACGATCATCACCCGCAACAATTCCCCCGACATTGGGTTTGAGCAATCGGTGAATGCCTATCGGGGCTGCGAACATGGGTGCATTTATTGCTTTGCGCGGCCGAGCCATGCCCGGTTCGATCTCTCGCCGGGGCTGGACTTCGAGAGCCGGTTGTTCGCCAAGCCGGACGCGGCCAGGCTGCTGCGGCAGGAACTCGCCAAGCGTGCTTATCTGGTGAAGACCATCGCGATGGGGACGAACACCGACCCCTATCAGCCCATCGAAGCGCGGTATTGCATCACGCGGGCGTGCATCGAGGTGCTGGCGGACTGCCGCCATCCGCTGATGATCACCACCAAATCCAACCGGGTGTTGCGGGATCTCGATCTGCTGGCGCCGATGGCGGCGCAGGGGCTGGTCGCGGTGGCGATTTCGCTGACCACGCTGGATGCCGGGCTGCACCGCAAGCTGGAGCCGCGCGCGCCCTCGCCTGCCAGTCGGCTCGCGGCGATCCGCGGGCTCTCACAGGCGGGGGTGCCGGCCCATGCCAGCCTGTCACCGATGATCCCGGCGATCAACGATCATGAGATCGAGGCGCTTGTCGCGGCGGCCGCAGAGGCGGGCGCGCAATCGGTCTCGTTCATTCCGGTGCGGCTGCCCTTCGAGGTCGCGCCGCTGTTCCGGGATTGGCTCGATGCGCATTATCCGGACCGGGCCGCCAAGGTGATGAGCCTCATTCAGTCGATGCGGGGCGGGCGCGACAATGATCCCAATTTCGGCACGCGCATGCGCGGGTCCGGGGCTTATGCGGAGCTGATCGGCACCCGCTTCCGCGTTGCTCAGGCACGCCATGGCCTTGGCAAGGGCCGCCTTGCGCTGCGGCATGACCTGTTCGTGCCGCCATCCGATCAGGGCGATCTGTTCAGCATGCTGCGATGA
- the prsR gene encoding PEP-CTERM-box response regulator transcription factor — protein sequence MGDSRPKLLVVEDDPGLQRQLRWSYDGYHILIAGDREEAMDILRAEAPPVVTLDLGLPPDPDGITEGMAALAQILAEAPATKVIVASGQGDRASARRAIAQGAWDFYQKPLDIDSLGHIVSRAFHVHTLEQENRRLAEAVPADARVLGHMITASPEMLKVARMIERVASASVSVMLLGASGTGKELLARGLHEKSDRAAGPFVAINCAAIPETLLESELFGHEKGAFTGAVKTTPGKIEQAQGGTLFLDEVGDIPLALQVKLLRFLQERTIERIGGRQQIAVDCRIVCATHQNLEEMIAQSRFREDLYYRLAEIIVRIPALAERTGDAVLLARHFVARFAPELNAQVRGLAGDAIAAIDAWHWPGNVREMENRVKRAVILAEGKMVTAGDLDLDGAAGEDGPVVNLRAVREAADQAAIRRAIARSEGNISGAARMLGVSRPTLYDLMKSYNLQS from the coding sequence ATGGGGGATAGCCGCCCGAAATTGCTGGTCGTCGAAGATGATCCAGGTCTGCAGCGCCAGTTGCGCTGGTCCTATGACGGTTATCACATCCTGATCGCCGGGGATCGGGAGGAGGCGATGGACATTCTGCGCGCAGAAGCGCCGCCGGTGGTTACGCTCGACCTGGGGCTACCGCCCGACCCGGATGGAATCACCGAAGGCATGGCCGCACTGGCGCAGATCCTCGCCGAAGCTCCGGCGACCAAGGTGATTGTAGCGTCCGGTCAGGGCGACCGCGCCAGTGCCCGGCGTGCAATTGCGCAGGGGGCGTGGGATTTCTACCAGAAGCCGCTCGACATCGATTCGCTGGGCCACATCGTCTCGCGCGCCTTCCACGTCCACACGCTGGAGCAGGAGAACCGGCGGCTTGCCGAGGCGGTCCCCGCCGATGCGCGGGTGCTCGGGCATATGATCACGGCATCGCCCGAAATGCTCAAGGTCGCGCGCATGATCGAACGGGTGGCGAGCGCCAGCGTGTCCGTGATGCTGCTTGGCGCCAGCGGCACTGGCAAGGAGTTGCTCGCGCGCGGCCTGCACGAAAAGAGCGACCGCGCCGCCGGGCCGTTCGTCGCGATCAACTGCGCGGCGATCCCTGAGACGCTGCTGGAAAGCGAACTGTTCGGGCACGAGAAGGGTGCATTCACCGGTGCAGTCAAAACCACGCCCGGCAAGATCGAGCAGGCGCAGGGCGGCACGCTGTTCCTCGATGAAGTGGGCGACATTCCGCTGGCCCTGCAGGTGAAGCTGCTGCGCTTCTTGCAGGAGCGGACCATCGAGCGGATCGGCGGACGCCAGCAGATCGCGGTCGATTGCCGGATCGTTTGCGCGACCCACCAGAATCTGGAGGAGATGATCGCCCAGAGCCGCTTCCGCGAGGATCTCTATTATCGTCTGGCGGAGATCATCGTGCGCATCCCGGCTCTTGCGGAGCGAACCGGCGATGCCGTGCTGCTGGCGCGCCATTTCGTCGCTCGCTTCGCCCCGGAGCTGAATGCGCAGGTGCGCGGCCTGGCAGGCGATGCCATCGCCGCCATCGATGCCTGGCACTGGCCGGGCAATGTGCGGGAGATGGAAAACCGCGTCAAACGTGCGGTCATCCTGGCCGAGGGCAAGATGGTCACCGCCGGCGATCTCGATCTGGATGGAGCGGCCGGCGAGGATGGCCCGGTGGTCAATTTGCGCGCGGTGCGCGAGGCGGCCGATCAGGCGGCGATCCGGAGGGCCATCGCCCGGTCCGAGGGCAATATCTCAGGCGCGGCACGAATGCTGGGGGTGAGCCGGCCGACGCTCTACGATCTCATGAAAAGTTATAATCTTCAGAGTTGA
- the prsK gene encoding XrtA/PEP-CTERM system histidine kinase PrsK, with product MTVWLIAGHLGHALAAILFATLAILISRQPHRIAAPQFVIVALALTALWSLRHAFVGFSPLGQLSDGVTETMRNAAWLAALASLSRVWRPGGRAGPKVVVLALALVLAVQLIFDLQMGEGIRFDRRILVYFEMTWMLRAAFALGALLLLFRWNTGRGDPESARREGWLAAALACMWAYDFNHYLLVWFAEGSMTPLAPMRGFVMAVLAIMLALGLRSDGTRAFALSRTLTTRLVSAGLALFYICVILLLVGLLSGMSAPMARIVQFALLFTLAVAVLAFLPSASMRSWLRGEISKHVFAHRYDYRSLWLRFSATMDGGDTDDTSLDCRIARAIAQAVDAPAGALYLRQDERLVRVCAYAWPEASAAPLTLPIAVTDRMVPAGKILDIAREGHDLGDLLPASMLESRIAWALAPLICRDEIIGVMLLAAPPRSRALDWEDFDVLRVVCGEAAARVAEERHREALAEAQRFEEFNRRFAFILHDLKNLVSQMTLLAGNARRHADNPAFREDMILTLEETSSRMNDLIQRLGRGGQARPPEREELLLGPWLGDLARAWAGGTRNVVVEGALDQQVIVDADNLQRALTHLVRNAIEASPDGALVRIVVEQGDAWLDLHVIDRGKGMSTAFMRDRLFRPFSSTKANGFGLGAHETRALVEAMGGRLLVQSVEGEGSQFTIRLPVTSPSENATDMPMRSAM from the coding sequence ATGACTGTCTGGCTGATTGCCGGCCATCTGGGTCACGCCCTCGCGGCGATCCTGTTCGCCACGCTCGCGATCCTGATTTCGCGGCAGCCCCACCGCATCGCCGCGCCGCAGTTCGTCATCGTCGCGCTGGCGCTGACGGCGCTGTGGTCGCTGCGGCACGCCTTTGTCGGCTTCAGCCCGCTCGGCCAATTGAGCGATGGCGTCACCGAGACCATGCGCAACGCGGCCTGGCTGGCAGCACTGGCCAGCCTTTCGCGGGTCTGGCGACCGGGCGGGCGGGCCGGCCCCAAGGTCGTGGTGCTGGCTCTGGCGCTTGTGCTCGCTGTTCAGCTGATTTTCGATCTGCAGATGGGTGAGGGCATTCGGTTTGATCGCCGCATCCTCGTCTATTTCGAGATGACATGGATGTTGCGCGCCGCCTTTGCTCTGGGCGCGCTGCTGCTGCTCTTCCGCTGGAACACCGGGCGCGGTGACCCGGAATCCGCCCGCCGTGAGGGCTGGTTGGCTGCCGCACTGGCCTGCATGTGGGCCTATGATTTCAATCATTATCTGCTGGTCTGGTTCGCCGAAGGGAGCATGACCCCGCTCGCGCCGATGCGCGGGTTCGTGATGGCGGTACTGGCGATCATGCTCGCATTGGGCCTGCGCAGCGATGGCACGCGCGCGTTCGCGCTCTCGCGCACACTGACGACCCGCCTCGTCTCGGCCGGTCTCGCGCTGTTCTACATTTGCGTCATCCTGCTGCTCGTCGGCTTGCTGAGCGGCATGAGCGCTCCCATGGCGCGCATCGTCCAGTTCGCGCTGCTGTTCACTCTCGCCGTCGCGGTGCTGGCCTTTCTGCCGTCGGCATCGATGCGCTCCTGGCTGCGGGGTGAAATCTCCAAGCATGTGTTCGCGCATCGATATGACTATCGCAGCCTCTGGCTCCGCTTCTCCGCCACGATGGATGGCGGAGATACGGATGATACCAGCCTCGATTGCCGCATCGCGCGGGCGATTGCCCAGGCGGTCGATGCGCCGGCCGGTGCGCTGTATCTGAGGCAGGATGAGCGTCTGGTCCGCGTCTGCGCCTATGCGTGGCCAGAGGCTAGCGCTGCGCCGCTGACCCTGCCCATCGCCGTCACCGACCGAATGGTCCCGGCCGGAAAGATCCTCGACATCGCGCGTGAGGGGCATGATCTGGGCGACCTTCTACCGGCCTCGATGCTGGAGAGCCGTATCGCTTGGGCACTTGCGCCGCTCATCTGCCGCGATGAGATCATCGGCGTGATGCTGCTCGCGGCACCGCCACGTTCTCGCGCGCTCGACTGGGAGGATTTTGACGTTCTGCGCGTCGTCTGCGGTGAAGCTGCCGCTCGCGTCGCGGAGGAGCGCCATCGCGAGGCTTTGGCTGAAGCGCAGCGGTTCGAAGAGTTCAACCGCCGCTTCGCCTTCATCCTGCACGATCTCAAGAATCTCGTGAGCCAGATGACGCTGCTGGCCGGCAACGCCCGCCGCCACGCAGACAATCCGGCGTTCCGGGAGGATATGATCCTGACGCTGGAAGAAACCTCGTCGCGGATGAACGACCTCATCCAGCGCCTTGGGCGTGGCGGGCAGGCGCGCCCGCCCGAGCGCGAGGAGCTGCTGCTGGGGCCATGGCTCGGCGATCTCGCCCGCGCCTGGGCCGGCGGCACGCGCAATGTCGTCGTGGAGGGTGCGCTCGACCAGCAGGTGATCGTCGACGCCGATAATCTGCAGCGCGCGCTGACTCATCTGGTGCGCAATGCCATCGAAGCCAGCCCGGACGGAGCCCTGGTGCGGATCGTCGTCGAGCAAGGCGATGCCTGGCTCGATCTTCACGTGATCGATCGGGGCAAGGGGATGAGCACCGCCTTCATGCGCGACCGTCTGTTCCGCCCGTTCAGCTCCACCAAAGCCAATGGATTTGGCCTTGGCGCGCATGAGACGCGCGCGCTGGTCGAGGCGATGGGCGGCCGGCTTCTTGTCCAGAGTGTCGAGGGGGAAGGCAGCCAGTTCACGATCCGGCTGCCAGTCACCAGCCCAAGTGAGAACGCAACAGACATGCCGATGCGGAGTGCGATGTAA
- a CDS encoding glycine zipper 2TM domain-containing protein — translation MIKTALATLAAVGVMMSAAPAEAHKSKHRHGHGASRMYDERGYYREPRPITRDTRTWRGDDGRYYCKRANGTTGLIIGAAGGALLGRTIDTRGDRTLGTVLGAAGGALLGREIERSGARCR, via the coding sequence ATGATCAAGACCGCCCTTGCTACCCTCGCCGCCGTCGGCGTGATGATGAGCGCAGCCCCTGCGGAAGCCCATAAGAGCAAGCATCGGCATGGGCACGGCGCCAGCCGCATGTATGACGAGCGCGGCTATTACCGCGAGCCCCGCCCGATCACCCGCGACACGCGCACATGGCGCGGCGATGATGGCCGCTATTATTGCAAGCGCGCCAACGGCACGACGGGCCTGATCATCGGCGCGGCCGGTGGCGCACTGCTCGGCCGGACCATCGACACGCGCGGCGACCGCACGCTCGGCACCGTCCTCGGTGCCGCTGGTGGCGCCTTGCTCGGTCGGGAAATCGAGCGAAGCGGCGCGCGCTGCCGCTGA
- a CDS encoding amidohydrolase, with amino-acid sequence MSFNEASNEATAASHIDATIDAALPELLEIYRDLHANPELSFQEVRTAATLAARVRALGFAVTEQVGQTGVVAVLENGPGPVVMIRADMDALPLEEKTGLPYASTVRATTRDGIESPVMHACGHDTHMTAWTGAAQALMALRARWSGTLVMILQPAEEIGLGAKAMLDDGLFTRFPKPSHVLAFHDSAELAAGTIGYTPGWILANVDSVDLTVRGQGGHGAYPHKTIDPIVIAARIVTSLQTLVSRECDPQEAAVVTVGSFVAGAKHNVIPDEAKLLITVRSYSDETRARLLGGIERIARGEAMAAGVPEDRMPIMAVEQDYTPATYNTPQFSDHVAGVLRAHFGADRVRQVPSVMGGEDFGQYHRADNSIESMIFWVGGVDPDKVAAARRGEISLPSLHSPLWAPDPHAVIGTAAKALTVAALDIFGKS; translated from the coding sequence ATGTCTTTCAACGAAGCGTCGAACGAAGCCACTGCGGCCTCCCACATAGATGCGACCATCGATGCGGCGCTTCCCGAACTGCTGGAGATCTATCGCGACCTGCACGCCAATCCGGAACTGAGCTTCCAAGAAGTGCGCACTGCGGCGACGCTGGCGGCGCGGGTGCGAGCGCTTGGCTTTGCCGTCACCGAGCAGGTCGGGCAAACGGGCGTGGTGGCTGTGCTGGAGAACGGCCCCGGCCCGGTGGTGATGATCCGGGCCGACATGGATGCGCTTCCGCTCGAGGAAAAGACCGGTCTGCCCTACGCCTCAACGGTCCGGGCGACGACACGCGACGGCATCGAAAGCCCGGTGATGCACGCCTGCGGCCACGATACGCACATGACGGCCTGGACCGGCGCGGCGCAGGCGCTGATGGCGCTGCGGGCGCGATGGTCGGGGACGCTGGTGATGATCCTGCAGCCGGCCGAGGAGATCGGTCTGGGTGCCAAGGCAATGCTGGACGATGGGCTGTTCACGCGCTTCCCTAAGCCAAGCCATGTCCTTGCCTTCCATGACAGCGCGGAGCTTGCGGCCGGCACCATCGGCTACACGCCGGGCTGGATATTGGCGAATGTGGACAGTGTGGACCTCACCGTGCGCGGTCAGGGCGGTCACGGTGCCTATCCGCACAAGACCATCGACCCGATCGTGATCGCTGCGCGCATCGTCACCAGCCTGCAAACGCTGGTCAGCCGCGAATGCGATCCGCAGGAGGCGGCCGTGGTCACGGTCGGCAGCTTCGTCGCCGGGGCCAAGCACAATGTCATTCCCGATGAGGCAAAGCTGCTGATCACGGTGCGCAGCTATTCCGATGAGACGCGCGCCCGCTTGCTGGGCGGCATCGAGCGGATCGCGCGGGGCGAGGCGATGGCGGCCGGTGTGCCTGAGGACCGGATGCCGATCATGGCGGTGGAGCAGGATTACACGCCGGCCACCTACAACACGCCGCAGTTCAGCGACCATGTCGCGGGCGTGCTGCGCGCCCATTTCGGTGCCGATCGGGTCCGCCAGGTGCCCTCCGTGATGGGCGGCGAAGATTTCGGCCAATATCACCGCGCCGATAACAGCATCGAGAGCATGATCTTCTGGGTCGGCGGGGTGGACCCTGACAAGGTGGCCGCGGCGCGGCGCGGAGAGATCAGCCTGCCGTCGCTCCACAGCCCGCTCTGGGCGCCCGATCCCCATGCGGTGATCGGCACGGCCGCAAAGGCGCTGACGGTGGCGGCGCTGGATATTTTTGGGAAGTCGTAG
- a CDS encoding YbjN domain-containing protein: MKTTAWISAAACALVMMTAPAHAADEEPCGKGLVCANAPETVVKAIQDAGYKASLSKSGSTGNPMITSAASGYNFNIYFYECEDGKDCASLHFSTSFVDDGKNTPELANLWNRKNRFSQMAVDEDGSLDLTYDVTTYGGLTQRNFADVVDWWQTMLGALNSFFREQGHIE, translated from the coding sequence ATGAAGACGACCGCTTGGATTTCGGCTGCAGCATGTGCGCTTGTGATGATGACGGCGCCCGCTCATGCGGCCGATGAGGAACCGTGCGGCAAGGGGCTTGTCTGCGCGAATGCGCCCGAGACGGTGGTGAAGGCGATCCAGGACGCGGGTTATAAGGCCAGCCTGAGCAAGAGTGGGTCCACCGGCAACCCGATGATCACCAGCGCGGCAAGCGGCTACAACTTCAACATCTATTTCTACGAATGCGAGGATGGCAAGGACTGCGCCTCACTCCACTTCTCGACCAGCTTCGTGGATGACGGCAAGAACACGCCAGAGCTCGCCAATTTGTGGAACCGCAAGAACCGGTTCAGCCAGATGGCGGTTGACGAGGATGGCTCGCTCGACCTGACCTATGACGTGACAACCTATGGTGGCCTGACCCAGCGCAATTTCGCCGATGTCGTCGACTGGTGGCAGACGATGCTCGGCGCCCTCAACAGCTTCTTCCGCGAGCAGGGCCATATCGAGTGA
- a CDS encoding GntR family transcriptional regulator, translating into MIDESRPVYLRLRDQIAAAILDGRFADGDVLPSVRAFAAQQGANPLTVAKAYQSFQDEGLVQVRRGVGMFVAPGASRRLRAMERERFFSAVWPGVSEQMHRIGITLEELIERDRVTTG; encoded by the coding sequence ATGATCGATGAGAGCCGGCCTGTCTATCTGCGCCTGCGCGACCAAATCGCCGCTGCCATTCTGGATGGACGCTTTGCCGATGGCGATGTCTTGCCATCGGTGCGGGCCTTTGCGGCCCAGCAAGGCGCGAATCCCCTGACCGTCGCCAAAGCCTATCAGAGCTTTCAGGATGAAGGGCTGGTGCAGGTCCGCCGCGGCGTTGGCATGTTTGTCGCGCCGGGCGCATCGCGGCGCTTGCGGGCGATGGAGCGCGAACGCTTCTTCAGCGCGGTCTGGCCGGGCGTCTCCGAGCAGATGCATCGCATTGGAATTACGCTGGAAGAGCTGATCGAGCGAGATCGCGTGACCACCGGCTGA
- the rmuC gene encoding DNA recombination protein RmuC, whose translation MTVESLVLSLLLLLVGLVAGWLMRARMAAPVEAERKTLADRLGTLEDMRNAALRDLAVAASRAEETDLLRGKLDETDRARDEAERMLAAVQADHKARMEGFEAQIRALGEAREQLSAQFSETAGKLLNEAQRMLIERADQRFHQAHEKSEASLKALLQPVETTLKRYEEGLGKVEKERVDSYAALREAVEQVRLGSAEARVETARLVNALRSSPKARGRWGEQQLRNVLEMAGLSQFADFRSEVSVDTADGRLRPDVIVRLPGGRQLIIDAKCSLNAYLEAVDAVDEVVRAGHLKAHAGAIRNHAQQLGAKDYWTRFGDAADYVVMFIPGEHFLAAALEQDDGLWEWAFEKRVLLATPTNLVAIARTVASVWRQEKMAEQTQQIAALGKEMYERLAVAAGHLSSLGRSLNGSVSSYNKFVSSFENRVLVTGRRFKDLSVETGSREIDAIEPVEALGRLPAPAPGESAPQEADAMAEERVTGRAD comes from the coding sequence GTGACCGTTGAAAGCCTCGTTCTTAGTCTGCTTCTTCTGCTGGTCGGGCTTGTCGCTGGCTGGCTGATGCGCGCCCGCATGGCTGCGCCGGTTGAGGCCGAGCGCAAGACTCTCGCCGACAGACTCGGTACCCTTGAGGACATGCGCAACGCCGCTCTGCGCGACCTCGCAGTGGCGGCGAGCCGGGCGGAAGAAACGGACCTCTTGCGCGGGAAATTGGATGAGACCGATCGCGCGCGGGACGAGGCCGAACGGATGCTCGCGGCGGTGCAGGCCGATCATAAGGCGCGGATGGAGGGCTTCGAGGCCCAAATTCGCGCGCTGGGTGAGGCGCGCGAGCAATTGTCTGCGCAGTTCAGTGAGACCGCCGGCAAGTTGCTGAACGAGGCGCAGCGCATGCTCATCGAGCGAGCCGACCAGCGCTTCCATCAGGCCCATGAGAAGAGCGAGGCGAGCCTCAAGGCGCTGTTGCAGCCCGTCGAGACGACGCTCAAGCGCTATGAGGAGGGCCTCGGCAAGGTCGAGAAGGAGCGGGTGGATAGCTATGCCGCGCTGCGCGAGGCCGTCGAGCAGGTGCGGTTGGGCAGTGCAGAGGCGCGGGTCGAGACGGCGCGACTGGTGAATGCGCTGCGCTCCAGCCCCAAGGCGCGCGGGCGCTGGGGCGAACAGCAATTGCGTAACGTCCTGGAAATGGCGGGGCTGAGCCAGTTCGCCGATTTCCGCTCAGAAGTTTCGGTGGATACTGCTGACGGGCGCTTGCGCCCGGACGTGATCGTGCGTCTGCCCGGGGGGCGGCAACTCATCATCGACGCCAAATGCTCGCTCAACGCCTATCTGGAAGCGGTCGACGCCGTGGACGAGGTGGTGCGGGCCGGGCATCTCAAGGCCCATGCCGGTGCGATCCGCAACCACGCGCAGCAGCTTGGCGCGAAGGATTACTGGACGCGCTTCGGCGATGCGGCGGACTATGTCGTCATGTTCATCCCCGGCGAGCACTTCCTCGCGGCGGCGCTGGAGCAGGATGACGGCCTGTGGGAATGGGCCTTCGAGAAGCGCGTGCTGCTGGCCACGCCGACCAATCTAGTCGCCATCGCGCGGACCGTTGCGAGTGTCTGGCGGCAGGAGAAAATGGCCGAACAGACCCAGCAGATCGCGGCGCTCGGCAAGGAGATGTACGAGCGGCTGGCGGTGGCCGCCGGACATCTTTCTTCGCTCGGCCGCAGCCTCAATGGCTCGGTCTCCAGCTACAACAAATTCGTCTCCAGCTTCGAGAACCGCGTGCTGGTGACCGGCCGTCGCTTCAAGGATCTGAGCGTCGAAACCGGATCGCGGGAGATCGACGCGATCGAACCGGTCGAGGCGCTTGGGCGGTTACCTGCACCGGCACCGGGCGAGAGTGCTCCTCAGGAGGCCGATGCGATGGCCGAAGAGCGAGTCACAGGGCGCGCGGACTAG